In 'Nostoc azollae' 0708, the following are encoded in one genomic region:
- the psaK gene encoding photosystem I reaction center subunit PsaK, whose amino-acid sequence MISSILLAAAAIVPATPVWSPTVGIIISASCFVVLLLSLVSKAPKVGPQLPILPVSVAGFIGAMAFGHVIGIGIVLGLTNIGRL is encoded by the coding sequence TTGATATCATCTATCTTACTAGCCGCCGCTGCAATTGTTCCCGCAACACCTGTGTGGAGTCCTACAGTGGGAATTATTATCAGTGCTAGCTGTTTTGTTGTGCTTTTATTGAGTTTAGTAAGTAAAGCCCCCAAGGTTGGACCCCAACTCCCTATACTTCCCGTTAGTGTGGCAGGATTTATTGGTGCAATGGCTTTTGGTCATGTGATTGGTATTGGTATTGTTTTGGGGTTGACTAATATTGGTCGTTTATAA
- the dnaK gene encoding molecular chaperone DnaK yields MAKVVGIDLGTTNSCVAVMEGGKPTVIANAEGFRTTPSVVAFAKNGDNLVGQIAKRQAVMNPENTFYSVKRFIGRRFDEVTKETTEVSYKVLSSGGNVKVDSPGAGKQFSPEEISAKVLRKLVEDATKYLGETVTQAVITVPAYFNDSQRQATKDAGKIAGIEVLRIINEPTAASLAYGFDKKSNETILVFDLGGGTFDVSVLEVGDGVFEVLATSGDTHLGGDDFDKKIVDFLAEQFKKAEGIDLRKDKQALQRLTEAAEKAKIELSSVTQAEINLPFITATQDGPKHLDTTLTRATFEELCSDLIDRCRIPVENALRDAKLNKSNIDEVVLVGGSTRIPAVQEVVKRVLGKEPNQTVNPDEVVAVGAAIQAGVLAGDVTGILLLDVSPLSLGVETLGGVMTKIIPRNTTIPTKKSEVFSTAVDGQTNVEIHVLQGEREFANDNKSLGTFRLDGIPPAPRGVPQIEVTFDIDANGILNVTAKDKGTGKEQSISITGASTLDKNDVDRMVREAEQNANSDKEKREKIERKNQADSLAYQAEKQLQELGDKVPEADKTKVEGLVKELRDAVAKDDDEQIKKLTPELQQALFTVGSNIYQQAGGAAPGAEPQDGGATPPSGGGDDVIDADFTESK; encoded by the coding sequence ATGGCAAAAGTAGTAGGAATTGACTTAGGTACGACTAACTCCTGCGTAGCAGTTATGGAAGGTGGCAAACCCACGGTAATTGCTAACGCCGAAGGTTTTCGGACAACGCCATCAGTGGTGGCATTTGCTAAAAATGGCGATAATTTAGTTGGTCAAATCGCTAAACGCCAAGCGGTAATGAACCCCGAAAACACCTTTTACTCGGTTAAACGGTTTATCGGTCGTCGCTTCGATGAAGTTACCAAAGAAACGACTGAAGTCTCTTATAAAGTTCTCAGCAGTGGTGGTAATGTCAAGGTAGACTCACCCGGTGCTGGTAAGCAGTTTTCTCCAGAAGAAATTTCTGCCAAAGTTCTCCGCAAATTGGTAGAAGATGCTACTAAATATCTTGGTGAAACCGTTACCCAAGCAGTAATTACTGTTCCTGCCTACTTCAACGACTCCCAACGCCAGGCCACAAAAGATGCTGGTAAAATTGCCGGGATTGAAGTTTTGCGGATTATCAACGAACCAACAGCAGCTTCTCTAGCTTATGGTTTTGATAAAAAGAGTAACGAAACCATTCTCGTATTTGACCTTGGTGGCGGTACATTCGACGTATCGGTACTAGAAGTAGGTGATGGTGTATTTGAAGTATTGGCTACATCTGGTGATACCCACCTTGGTGGTGACGACTTCGATAAAAAAATTGTTGACTTCTTAGCAGAACAATTCAAAAAAGCAGAAGGTATTGACCTACGCAAAGATAAACAAGCTTTACAACGTCTGACTGAAGCCGCAGAAAAAGCTAAAATTGAGCTTTCTAGCGTTACCCAAGCAGAAATAAATCTACCATTTATCACTGCTACCCAGGATGGTCCAAAACACCTGGATACGACTTTAACTCGTGCCACATTTGAAGAACTTTGTTCAGACTTAATTGACCGTTGCCGCATTCCTGTAGAAAATGCTCTCAGAGATGCCAAGTTAAATAAGAGCAATATTGATGAAGTTGTGTTAGTTGGTGGTTCTACTCGTATTCCCGCAGTGCAGGAAGTAGTGAAGCGGGTACTGGGTAAAGAACCCAACCAAACTGTTAATCCTGATGAAGTTGTGGCAGTTGGTGCAGCTATTCAAGCAGGTGTTCTGGCTGGTGATGTTACAGGTATCTTGTTGTTAGACGTATCACCACTATCCTTGGGTGTAGAAACCTTGGGTGGTGTGATGACCAAGATTATTCCTCGTAACACCACTATTCCTACCAAAAAATCAGAAGTTTTCTCGACTGCTGTTGATGGTCAAACTAACGTAGAAATTCACGTCCTGCAAGGGGAACGTGAATTTGCTAACGATAACAAGAGTTTGGGAACTTTCCGCTTAGATGGTATTCCTCCCGCACCTCGTGGTGTTCCCCAAATTGAAGTGACTTTTGACATTGATGCTAATGGTATCCTCAATGTCACCGCTAAGGACAAAGGAACTGGAAAAGAACAGTCAATCAGCATTACTGGCGCTTCCACTTTGGATAAAAATGATGTTGACCGGATGGTACGAGAAGCTGAACAAAATGCCAATTCTGACAAAGAAAAACGGGAAAAAATTGAACGTAAAAACCAAGCTGACTCTTTAGCATACCAAGCGGAAAAGCAGCTGCAAGAATTAGGTGATAAGGTTCCCGAAGCTGATAAAACCAAAGTTGAAGGTTTGGTGAAAGAACTGCGGGACGCGGTTGCAAAAGATGATGATGAGCAAATCAAGAAACTGACACCTGAGTTGCAACAAGCTTTGTTTACAGTAGGTAGTAATATTTATCAACAAGCTGGTGGTGCTGCTCCTGGTGCTGAACCTCAAGATGGTGGTGCTACTCCTCCTTCTGGTGGTGGTGATGATGTGATTGATGCTGATTTTACTGAAAGCAAATAA
- a CDS encoding GlsB/YeaQ/YmgE family stress response membrane protein, whose amino-acid sequence MNIIAWLILGLLAGALAKAIYPGDQGGGIVSTIILGIIGACIGGTLFTLLRTGTLQFTAATLSIPGLLVAILGAVIAIYLWTLFQRSSRA is encoded by the coding sequence ATCAATATTATTGCTTGGCTAATTTTAGGACTATTAGCTGGTGCCCTTGCTAAAGCTATTTATCCAGGTGATCAAGGTGGCGGCATTGTGTCCACAATAATTTTAGGTATTATTGGTGCTTGTATTGGTGGAACTTTATTTACACTACTCCGCACAGGTACTCTACAATTTACTGCTGCTACTTTAAGTATTCCTGGACTATTGGTTGCAATACTTGGTGCAGTAATTGCCATTTATCTATGGACTTTATTCCAAAGAAGTAGCAGAGCCTAA
- the hemN gene encoding oxygen-independent coproporphyrinogen III oxidase: MVFLLPGVKFDLDLIKKYDTRAPRYTSYPPATELTETFTAADFQPSIAASNERQSALSLYFHIPFCQTACYFCGCNTVISNNKNIAKAYLHNLVQEIHNTAELIDTSRKVLQVHWGGGTPNYLELDQVEFLWNKINRYFTIDSSAEVSIEINPRYVNKEYIQFLRDIGFNRISFGIQDLNPKVQAAVNRIQPEKMLFDAMGWIKEANFSSVNVDLIYGLPYQTLHTFQETVEKTIILDPDRIVVFNFAYVPWMKPVQKRISQDTLPAAQEKLDILKMTIEELTNNEYLFIGMDHFAKTNNELAIAQRNGTLKRNFQGYTTHAETELFGFGSTSISMLEDAYAQNHKSLKDYYQAVSAGVIPTSKGIKLTQNDIIRRDVIMSIMSHFQLHKSDIEDKYHINFDEYFSQELEELKPLEGDGLVNLFTNQIEITDIGRLLVRNIAVNFDTHTRTRERKFSRAI; this comes from the coding sequence ATGGTCTTTCTACTACCAGGTGTGAAATTTGATCTGGATCTGATTAAAAAGTATGATACCCGCGCACCCAGATACACCAGCTACCCACCCGCTACAGAGTTAACTGAAACGTTCACAGCAGCAGATTTCCAACCCTCTATTGCTGCTTCTAATGAACGTCAAAGTGCCCTATCTTTGTATTTCCATATTCCATTTTGTCAGACTGCTTGTTATTTCTGTGGCTGTAATACTGTAATTTCTAATAACAAGAATATTGCCAAAGCATATCTACACAATTTGGTACAAGAAATTCACAACACCGCAGAGTTGATTGACACAAGTAGAAAGGTGCTTCAGGTACATTGGGGTGGTGGAACACCTAATTATTTGGAACTCGACCAAGTTGAATTTTTGTGGAATAAGATTAATCGTTATTTCACTATTGATTCATCAGCAGAGGTTTCAATTGAAATTAACCCCCGTTATGTCAATAAGGAATACATTCAGTTTCTGAGAGATATTGGCTTTAATCGGATTAGTTTTGGTATCCAAGACCTTAACCCGAAAGTACAAGCAGCGGTAAACCGTATCCAACCGGAAAAAATGCTGTTTGATGCTATGGGTTGGATTAAGGAGGCTAATTTTAGCAGTGTCAATGTAGACTTAATTTATGGTTTGCCATACCAAACTCTGCATACTTTTCAGGAAACGGTAGAAAAGACAATCATTCTAGACCCTGATCGAATTGTGGTGTTTAATTTTGCTTATGTACCTTGGATGAAACCTGTGCAGAAGAGGATTTCCCAAGATACATTACCCGCAGCACAGGAAAAGTTAGATATTCTGAAGATGACCATTGAGGAGTTGACAAATAACGAGTATTTGTTTATTGGCATGGATCATTTTGCGAAAACTAATAATGAATTAGCGATCGCTCAACGTAATGGTACTCTAAAACGCAACTTCCAAGGCTATACTACCCACGCAGAAACAGAACTTTTTGGGTTTGGTTCTACATCTATCAGTATGCTAGAAGATGCTTATGCTCAGAACCATAAGAGTTTAAAGGACTATTATCAGGCTGTATCAGCAGGTGTTATTCCTACCAGTAAAGGCATTAAATTAACCCAAAATGATATCATCAGAAGGGATGTCATTATGTCAATCATGTCTCACTTTCAGCTACATAAGTCAGACATTGAAGATAAATATCACATCAATTTTGATGAATATTTCTCTCAGGAACTAGAAGAGTTAAAACCCCTAGAAGGTGATGGACTAGTAAATTTATTTACCAACCAAATCGAAATTACAGATATTGGTAGATTACTGGTCAGAAATATTGCAGTTAATTTCGATACTCATACCAGAACTAGAGAAAGAAAATTCTCTCGTGCAATTTAA
- a CDS encoding site-2 protease family protein yields MQKNWQIGSFFGIPLFLDPLWFVVLGLATLNFGVAYQQWGNVTAWSAGLVMALLLFASVLLHELGHSLVAQLQGIKVNSITLFFFGGIAAIEEESKTPGKAFQVAIAGPLVSIVLFLLLSLVSSVIPDTTLLSFMVRDLARVNLIVALFNLIPGLPLDGGQVLKAALWKLTGDRFQAVHWAARSGQILGYSAIAIGFALDFFTRELVTGLWIVLLGWFGIRNANSYDRVTTLQETLLKLVGSDAMTRDFRVVDADQTLREFADLYLLESSSPHVYFAAADGRYRGLVKVDDLRTTERSQWETQTLQSIVHPLTTIPTVSESTSLAEVINKLENEQLPQITVLSPAGAVAGVIDRGDTVKCLAQKLNLRITDAEIKQIKEEGSFPPGLQLGVIAKSV; encoded by the coding sequence ATGCAAAAAAATTGGCAAATTGGATCTTTCTTTGGCATTCCGCTGTTTCTAGACCCTTTATGGTTTGTAGTTTTGGGGTTGGCAACTTTAAATTTTGGGGTGGCTTATCAACAGTGGGGAAATGTCACGGCTTGGAGTGCTGGACTCGTAATGGCACTGCTGTTATTTGCTTCTGTGCTGTTACATGAGTTGGGTCACAGCTTGGTGGCACAGTTACAAGGGATTAAAGTTAACTCTATTACGCTATTTTTCTTTGGTGGGATTGCTGCAATAGAGGAGGAATCAAAAACACCTGGTAAAGCCTTTCAAGTAGCGATCGCAGGTCCTTTGGTAAGTATAGTGCTATTTTTGCTGCTAAGTCTAGTTTCTAGTGTCATACCTGATACCACTCTACTAAGTTTTATGGTCAGGGATTTAGCAAGAGTTAACTTGATTGTGGCTTTATTTAACTTGATTCCTGGCTTACCTCTAGATGGGGGACAGGTGTTAAAGGCAGCACTATGGAAACTTACAGGCGATCGCTTTCAAGCAGTACATTGGGCAGCCCGGTCTGGACAGATTTTAGGTTATAGTGCGATCGCTATAGGATTTGCTTTAGATTTCTTTACCAGGGAATTGGTGACAGGTCTGTGGATCGTGTTATTAGGTTGGTTCGGGATTCGCAATGCTAACAGCTACGACCGTGTAACCACATTACAAGAAACTCTACTCAAGCTAGTAGGTAGTGATGCTATGACTCGTGATTTTCGCGTAGTGGATGCAGACCAAACATTGCGGGAATTTGCTGACTTATATCTTTTAGAATCATCTTCCCCTCATGTTTACTTTGCTGCTGCTGATGGACGTTACCGAGGTTTAGTAAAAGTTGATGATTTGCGAACAACGGAAAGAAGTCAGTGGGAAACCCAAACTCTACAAAGCATTGTCCATCCCCTCACAACAATACCCACAGTTAGTGAATCCACTTCCTTAGCAGAGGTAATTAACAAACTAGAAAACGAACAGCTACCTCAAATTACGGTACTTTCTCCCGCAGGTGCTGTAGCTGGTGTGATTGATAGGGGAGATACTGTCAAATGTTTAGCACAAAAGTTGAATTTGCGAATTACCGATGCTGAAATCAAGCAAATTAAAGAAGAAGGTAGTTTTCCCCCAGGGTTACAACTAGGAGTCATAGCGAAGTCTGTTTAG
- the acsF gene encoding magnesium-protoporphyrin IX monomethyl ester (oxidative) cyclase: MVKSLETPPVELLKPGVKAPVQETLLTPRFYTTDFNAVAKLDISGHEAEIRAVVDELKADYNRHHFVRDDEFKQSWNHIPGEKRLAFIDFLERSCTSEFSGFLLFKELSRRIKYSNPLLSEAFEYLARDEARHAGFLNKAMGDFSLSLDLSYLTKNRSYTFFPPDWVIYTVYLSEKIGYWRYILVYRHMAENPEFQFYPLFRKFESWCQDENRHGDFFKALLRSQPQLWNNWKARLWVRFFLLTVFVTHTITVFERANFYEILGIHPRKYNNQVITETNKTAARAFPTILNTDHPYFFWYLEQCAINNQKLIAINNSKKWGIVKLFQKIPLMQNILWYMLKLYLIKPINAEKARETVY, translated from the coding sequence ATGGTTAAGTCTTTGGAAACTCCCCCAGTTGAGTTATTGAAACCAGGTGTCAAAGCACCTGTTCAAGAAACACTATTAACACCCCGGTTTTATACCACAGATTTTAATGCTGTGGCGAAATTGGATATTTCTGGTCATGAAGCAGAAATTAGGGCTGTAGTTGATGAACTCAAGGCTGATTATAACCGCCATCACTTCGTTCGTGATGATGAATTTAAACAGTCTTGGAATCATATTCCGGGTGAGAAACGGCTGGCTTTTATTGACTTTTTAGAACGTTCTTGTACTTCGGAGTTCTCTGGGTTTTTACTCTTTAAAGAGTTATCCCGTCGTATCAAATATAGTAACCCCTTATTGTCTGAAGCGTTTGAATATCTAGCAAGAGATGAAGCACGTCATGCGGGTTTTTTGAATAAGGCAATGGGAGACTTTAGTCTTTCCCTTGACTTAAGTTATCTCACGAAAAACCGTAGCTATACTTTCTTTCCTCCAGACTGGGTAATTTACACAGTTTACCTATCAGAGAAAATTGGCTACTGGCGTTATATTTTAGTATATCGCCACATGGCAGAAAATCCAGAATTCCAGTTCTATCCCCTCTTTAGAAAGTTTGAAAGCTGGTGTCAGGATGAAAATAGACACGGGGATTTCTTCAAGGCTTTGTTACGTTCTCAACCCCAGTTATGGAATAATTGGAAAGCACGCTTATGGGTGCGGTTCTTTTTATTGACTGTGTTTGTTACCCATACAATAACAGTTTTTGAACGGGCAAATTTCTATGAAATCTTGGGAATTCATCCCCGTAAATACAATAATCAGGTAATTACAGAAACCAACAAAACTGCAGCAAGGGCTTTTCCCACTATCTTAAATACAGATCACCCCTACTTTTTCTGGTATTTGGAACAGTGTGCAATTAATAATCAGAAATTAATTGCAATCAATAACAGTAAAAAATGGGGAATAGTGAAGTTATTCCAAAAAATACCTTTGATGCAAAACATCTTGTGGTATATGTTGAAACTTTACCTAATTAAACCCATCAACGCGGAGAAAGCTCGTGAGACTGTTTATTAA
- a CDS encoding phosphoribosylanthranilate isomerase, translating into MRVKICGITQPQQSIAIASLGATALGFICVPTSPRYVTIEQIQAAIAKIPDKIDRIGVFANSNISEITQIVIASNLTGVQLHGDESPEFCHKLRQSLPHIEIIKALRVRNLEHLQTTANYIEYIDTLLLDAYHPQQLGGTGQTLDWQVLQEFSPIRPWFLAGGLTPDNILTAVNQIHPSGIDLSSGVELSPGDKDLDKVGLLFERLNSVFV; encoded by the coding sequence ATGCGAGTTAAAATTTGCGGCATCACTCAACCACAGCAATCTATAGCGATTGCATCCCTTGGTGCAACAGCACTAGGATTTATTTGTGTACCTACCTCACCACGCTACGTTACTATAGAGCAAATTCAGGCAGCAATAGCCAAAATACCTGACAAAATTGATAGAATAGGTGTCTTCGCCAATAGTAATATTTCTGAAATTACGCAAATAGTAATTGCATCTAATTTAACTGGTGTACAGTTACACGGAGATGAATCACCAGAATTTTGCCACAAATTGCGTCAATCTCTACCCCATATAGAAATTATTAAAGCCTTGAGAGTTCGCAATCTGGAACACCTACAAACCACAGCCAACTATATTGAGTATATAGATACCTTATTACTCGATGCCTATCATCCTCAACAATTAGGCGGTACAGGTCAAACTTTAGATTGGCAGGTGTTACAGGAATTTAGTCCCATTCGTCCTTGGTTTCTAGCCGGAGGACTAACACCAGATAATATTTTGACTGCAGTAAATCAAATTCACCCTAGCGGTATTGATTTATCTAGTGGTGTGGAACTCTCACCAGGTGATAAAGATTTGGATAAGGTAGGATTGTTGTTTGAAAGGTTAAATTCTGTATTTGTCTAA
- a CDS encoding manganese catalase family protein, which translates to MFFHKKEPIHFVKVDESNPHFAQLLLEQFGGATGELTAALQYWVQSFHVENPGIRHMLQDIAIEEFGHLEMVGKLIEAHTENTDQTEAYKSTLFALRGIGPHFLNSQGQAWTASYLNEGGDVVRDLRANIAAEGGARQTYEELIKLATDQGTKNTLLHLLTREVSHTQMFMKALDSLGKLTDPLFGNIQPDETVSLYYNLSTNGTEQEQRGPWNSEPTFNYVANPLESRTQ; encoded by the coding sequence ATGTTTTTCCACAAAAAAGAACCAATTCATTTTGTCAAAGTTGATGAATCTAACCCTCATTTTGCTCAATTACTTCTAGAGCAATTTGGCGGTGCAACAGGAGAACTGACAGCAGCTTTACAATATTGGGTACAATCTTTCCATGTTGAAAATCCTGGTATTCGGCATATGCTCCAAGATATTGCCATTGAAGAATTCGGTCATTTGGAAATGGTTGGTAAACTCATCGAAGCTCACACAGAAAATACCGACCAAACCGAAGCTTACAAAAGCACTCTTTTTGCACTGCGAGGAATTGGACCCCATTTTCTTAATAGTCAAGGTCAAGCTTGGACTGCCAGTTACTTGAATGAAGGTGGTGATGTAGTCCGTGATTTACGCGCTAATATTGCCGCAGAAGGTGGCGCTCGTCAAACCTATGAGGAGTTAATTAAACTGGCAACAGATCAGGGAACTAAAAATACCTTACTCCATCTTTTAACGCGAGAAGTTTCTCATACCCAAATGTTTATGAAAGCTCTGGATTCTTTGGGTAAGTTAACTGATCCTTTATTTGGTAATATTCAACCAGATGAAACTGTCTCTCTTTATTACAATTTATCAACAAATGGAACTGAGCAAGAACAGCGTGGACCTTGGAATTCTGAACCAACATTTAATTACGTTGCCAATCCTTTAGAATCTCGAACTCAATAA
- the psaK gene encoding photosystem I reaction center subunit PsaK — translation MSSILLVVQATVPKTVTSWNWTITGIIIGSCLLVLVLAGWSISYPHVGRKMPLPFPALFNNPSVATFLAAMSFGHIIGVAAVLGLTNLGVL, via the coding sequence ATGTCATCAATATTATTAGTAGTCCAAGCTACTGTTCCCAAGACTGTAACAAGTTGGAACTGGACAATAACAGGAATTATCATTGGCAGCTGTCTATTAGTTCTTGTGCTTGCCGGTTGGTCAATTAGCTATCCTCATGTCGGTCGAAAGATGCCTTTACCTTTTCCAGCATTATTTAATAATCCTAGTGTTGCTACATTCTTGGCAGCGATGAGTTTTGGTCATATTATCGGTGTGGCTGCGGTTTTAGGTTTGACTAATTTGGGTGTTTTATAG
- a CDS encoding heme oxygenase (biliverdin-producing) has protein sequence MSNNLAVKLRSGTRQAHRDAENTGFMKCSIQGVLERECFIKVLSDVYFVYSELQTAVDKNKQYPVISVMYLPELNRQASPEKNMMFYHGNLWPHLISPLTATQNYIARIYEISAHEPTLLLGHAYTHYIGDISGGQMLPNIAQSALKLSGYEETPFYKFEQIPDKQEFKNRYRQALDTVAVDDITADKIVPEANDAFYLNMEIMKELESILIQDLGRATYNDLV, from the coding sequence ATGAGTAATAATTTAGCCGTCAAGCTGCGTTCTGGTACTCGACAAGCTCATAGAGATGCAGAAAATACCGGTTTCATGAAATGTTCTATCCAAGGAGTTTTAGAGAGAGAATGCTTCATTAAGGTTTTAAGTGATGTGTATTTTGTTTACAGTGAACTACAAACAGCAGTTGATAAAAATAAACAATATCCTGTAATTAGTGTAATGTATCTTCCTGAACTAAATCGTCAAGCATCTCCAGAAAAAAATATGATGTTTTATCATGGGAATCTATGGCCGCACCTCATCAGTCCATTAACGGCTACTCAAAATTACATTGCACGTATTTATGAAATATCTGCTCATGAACCTACTTTGTTATTAGGTCATGCCTATACCCATTATATCGGTGATATTTCTGGTGGACAAATGCTACCAAATATTGCTCAGTCAGCTTTAAAACTATCTGGATATGAAGAAACTCCCTTTTACAAATTTGAGCAAATTCCCGATAAGCAGGAATTCAAAAATAGGTATCGTCAAGCATTAGATACCGTCGCTGTCGATGATATCACTGCTGATAAAATTGTCCCCGAAGCTAATGATGCTTTCTACCTGAATATGGAGATAATGAAAGAATTGGAAAGTATTTTAATTCAAGATTTAGGTCGAGCTACATATAATGACCTAGTTTGA
- a CDS encoding DUF4351 domain-containing protein: protein MELETRIRGLNIEVIEALGEVIFDLDTVEDLQNWLDNLNI, encoded by the coding sequence ATGGAATTAGAAACCAGAATTAGAGGTTTAAATATAGAAGTGATAGAAGCTTTGGGAGAGGTGATATTTGATTTAGATACTGTAGAAGATTTGCAAAATTGGTTAGATAATTTAAATATTTAA